DNA sequence from the Cellulophaga sp. HaHaR_3_176 genome:
GAGTATGCACAATGATAATCACCTGTATCTATATCGTTCGGTATCGTTACCGAAACATTAAATTCATAATTGGTTAACCCTTCATCTATTGTAAAGTTTTCTATAAAAATTAAGGGATTTACGGTTTGTTGTAGTGCTCCTAAATCGCAATCGGCTACTTGATCATCATGCGTATGATGATCAAAGTTATGATGTATATCGATACTGTATGCAGCTAGTTCATCATTATCGGTGACCATAGCTCTAAAATTATAAGTTTCTCCTCTTGTCAGTATTGCACAACCTTGTGGAAAACCTCCAGTATAATTAATACTAATGGTGGGTTTTTCTTCATCAATACCATCATTGTCGCTGGTAGAGCATGCCGTTATTAAAAGCAAAAAAGATAATAAATAGAAAAATTTTAATGTAGACTTCATTTTATACGTTTTAGAA
Encoded proteins:
- a CDS encoding DUF4625 domain-containing protein, with product MKSTLKFFYLLSFLLLITACSTSDNDGIDEEKPTISINYTGGFPQGCAILTRGETYNFRAMVTDNDELAAYSIDIHHNFDHHTHDDQVADCDLGALQQTVNPLIFIENFTIDEGLTNYEFNVSVTIPNDIDTGDYHCAYSVTDQTGWQSRTSIDIKIIE